The Carassius auratus strain Wakin chromosome 5, ASM336829v1, whole genome shotgun sequence genome includes a window with the following:
- the LOC113079953 gene encoding nascent polypeptide-associated complex subunit alpha, muscle-specific form-like encodes MSDYSPQGAPMLRLFTLGLSIPSLHDKKGRSKPSCLFQERREYKPQASLRQKAPKPVKPPQKSPVIECSPQEAPLSECFSGAPVVSTGSLQGVYMPAKTPQREPLLESFTEGGQVFKCSPEGSPVSGCSQEGAPKPMCSPQAAPVIECSPQGAPMLRLFTLGLSIPTLHDQKGRSKPSCLFQERREYKPQASLRQKATKPVKSPQRSPVPECSTQGTPVSTGSLQGAHMPADTPQGESMLANVSKVRPLPKCSPEGSYIPKCSTQEAHLSKCSPQREYVHTGSIQGEMVLKCPLQELPVLECSPQGEPVFEFTQAELFSPEGSTQGVSYNHGTPMPKVFTLGKSVPFLSTENSKLRKYQAFLRQGKRLSVKSPQGTPLLESYSEVGPVFELPPVVALTPEGSPQGASSNHTTPMPKLLTLGISVPVLSTKKYWLHKYQSFLRQRTHLSIKSAQKSPEPEFSPQGAPVNGYFQKEAPLSECFSGTPVLEYFTQGMLGSTESLQGVNMPAKDPQGAPLLESYSEGGTVFELPPVEALTPEGFPQGGSSNHTTPMPKLFTLGISVPVLSTKNYRLHKCQSFLRQRTHLSINSAQKSPEPVFSSQGAPVTEYIPKEAPLSECFAGTPRLEYSTQGMLGFTGSLQGLYMPAKDQQGAPLLESYSDGGPVFELPPAEAFTPKGSHQEASSNHTTTMPKLFTLGISVPVLSTKKYRLHKYQAFLRKRTYLSIKTAQKSPESEFSSQGAPVTECFQQEAPIPECYPEEEPMIVCSPEEESMNVCSPEEEPMLVCSSEEEPMLVCFSEKASESEFSPQEALMLESSPHQKPLPYGFHFMPKLFTLALSSLISSTWKHQQHKSQSSMKQRTRLPARSSKKSPTPKSSSPDAAMPECPPEEGSMTHLDKAKVEARERHRSPYNQTRKSQRVTQPAKGKKEATMPVCSPEEEEPMLVYSSEEEPMLVCLSEKAPKPEFSPQEALMPESSSQGASSPHQTPSLSGFPDEAPMPELLNPGISSPVSSIRKHQQHKSQSSLKQRTRLPDRSSQKSPAPKSSSQDAAMPEGSPEEGSMTHLDKAKVEATERHRSSHNQTRKSQGVTQSAKGKKEAPMPVCSPEDEAPMPVCSPEDEEPMPVCSPEEEQPMPVCSPEEEEPMLVCSSEEEPMLVCSSEEELMLVCSSEEEPMLVCSSEEEPMLVCSSEEEPMHVCLSEKAPKPELSPQEALMPESSSQGASSPTLSGFPDEAPMLELLNPGISSPVCSTRKHQQHKSQASLKQKTLLPVKSSQKSPVPESFSQEAAMPECSSQESSMHTGTPQSPSLLKAHLDKTRVEEPHRSSSNKARMSHGVSQPAKTLKKAPMPECSPEEEPISVCSPEEEPMLMFSPEEEPMLMCSPEDEPLHVCSPEEEPMLLCLSEIVPEPEISPLGAPILSFQQDNKCAPRKKQHTIKDAKVQQKPQRRRKKKNQRQQARPCPSSHPNLKRKCACSRKKLDNLDGCQLPKRKKTNNRGQRFFHLRACQCCRFYLRSQQRRKRNSCAHQLPRRSHCNLYPKACPCSQPSFWRQQNPHTHQREPVHLRQRTRRPPPRAYSWLQSTLWNPYDPQVRQSDLGRRAQRISPRAHTWFQPSLWRQQNVYSSQSQPWHMGHMRLHPRTYPWAHPHFRRQESPRAHQSRPLHLGQREMRVHPRMHPWTHPHLWRAQNAYEPRSRPWHLGQRALRFHPRAYSWFWPN; translated from the exons ACTCCACAGAGAGAACCTCTACTTGAGAGTTTTACAGAGGGTGGTCAAGTGTTCAAGTGTTCACCAGAGGGATCacctgtgtctggttgttctcAAGAGGGAGCACCAAAGCCTATGTGTTCCCCACAGGCAGCTCCTGTGATTGAGTGTTCCCCACAGGGAGCTCCCATGCTGAGATTATTCACTCTGGGATTATCTATACCCACTCTTCATGACCAGAAAGGGCGATCAAAGCCTTCATGTCTGTTTCAGGAGCGCCGGGAGTATAAGCCTCAAGCCTCCTTGAGACAAAAAGCAACTAAGCCTGTTAAGTCCCCACAGAGATCACCTGTGCCTGAGTGTTCCACTCAAGGAACACCAGTTTCAACAGGATCCCTGCAGGGAGCACATATGCCAGCTGATACCCCACAGGGAGAATCTATGCTTGCAAACGTCTCAAAGGTAAGGCCATTGCCCAAGTGTTCCCCAGAGGGATCATACATACCCAAGTGTTCCACACAGGAAGCACATTTGTCCAAATGTTCCCCACAGAGAGAATATGTGCACACCGGGAGCATACAAGGAGAAATGGTTCTTAAGTGCCCCCTACAGGAATTACCTGTGCTTGAGTGTTCCCCACAGGGAGAACCTGTGTTTGAGTTTACCCAAGCAGAACTGTTTTCTCCCGAAGGTTCCACTCAGGGAGTATCTTACAATCATGGAACACCCATGCCTAAGGTGTTCACCCTGGGAAAGTCTGTACCTTTCTTATCCACAGAGAACTCCAAGCTACGTAAGTATCAAGCTTTCTTGAGACAGGGAAAACGCTTGTCTGTTAAGTCCCCACAGGGAACACCTCTGCTTGAGAGTTATTCAGAGGTAGGCCCGGTGTTTGAGTTACCCCCAGTGGTAGCGTTAACTCCTGAAGGTTCCCCTCAGGGAGCATCTTCCAATCATACAACACCCATGCCCAAGTTGTTAACCCTGGGAATATCTGTACCGGTCTTGTCCACAAAGAAGTACTGGCTACATAAGTATCAATCTTTCTTGAGACAAAGAACACACTTGTCTATCAAGAGTGCACAGAAATCTCCTGAGCCTGAGTTTTCACCTCAGGGAGCACCTGTGAATGGATATTTCCAAAAAGAAGCACCCCTGTCTGAGTGTTTCTCAGGAACACCTGTGCTGGAGTATTTTACTCAAGGAATGCTGGGTTCCACAGAATCCTTGCAGGGAGTAAACATGCCTGCTAAGGACCCACAGGGAGCACCTCTGCTTGAGAGTTATTCTGAGGGAGGCACGGTGTTTGAGTTACCCCCAGTGGAAGCGTTAACTCCCGAAGGTTTCCCTCAGGGAGGATCTTCCAATCATACAACACCCATGCCCAAGTTGTTCACCCTGGGAATATCTGTACCTGTCTTATCCACAAAGAACTACCGGCTACATAAGTGTCAATCTTTCTTGAGACAAAGAACACACTTGTCTATCAATAGTGCACAGAAATCTCCTGAGCCTGTTTTTTCATCTCAGGGAGCACCTGTGACTGAATATATCCCAAAAGAAGCACCCCTGTCTGAGTGTTTCGCAGGAACACCCAGACTAGAGTATTCTACTCAAGGAATGCTGGGTTTCACAGGATCCTTGCAGGGACTATACATGCCTGCTAAGGACCAACAGGGAGCACCTCTGCTTGAGAGTTATTCAGATGGAGGCCCGGTGTTTGAGTTACCCCCAGCAGAAGCGTTTACTCCCAAAGGATCCCACCAGGAAGCATCTTCCAATCATACAACAACCATGCCCAAGTTGTTCACCCTGGGAATATCTGTACCTGTCTTATCCACAAAGAAGTACCGGCTACATAAGTATCAAGCCTTCTTGAGAAAAAGAACATACTTGTCTATCAAGACTGCACAGAAATCTCCTGAGTCTGAGTTTTCATCTCAGGGAGCTCCTGTGACTGAATGTTTCCAACAGGAAGCACCCATTCCTGAGTGTTACCCAGAGGAAGAACCAATGATTGTGTGTTCCCCAGAGGAGGAATCCATGAATGTGTGCTCCCCAGAGGAAGAACCCATGCTTGTGTGTTCCTCAGAGGAAGAACCCATGCTCGTGTGTTTCTCAGAGAAAGCTTCTGAGTCTGAGTTTTCTCCACAGGAAGCACTCATGCTTGAGTCTTCCCCTCATCAAAAACCCTTGCCTTATGGCTTCCACTTCATGCCAAAGTTATTTACTTTGGCATTATCCTCACTCATTTCTTCCACATGGAAGCACCAGCAGCATAAGTCCCAATCTTCCATGAAACAGAGAACTCGTTTACCTGCCAGGTCCTCAAAGAAATCACCTACACCCAAGAGTTCTTCACCAGATGCGGCCATGCCTGAGTGTCCCCCTGAGGAAGGATCCATGACCCATCTTGACAAAGCAAAGGTCGAGGCAAGAGAACGCCACAGGTCCCCATATAATCAGACAAGGAAGTCACAGAGAGTCACCCAACCTGCCAAGGGTAAAAAAGAGGCAACCATGCCTGTGTGTTCCCCAGAGGAAGAAGAACCCATGCTTGTGTATTCCTCAGAGGAAGAACCTATGCTTGTGTGTTTATCAGAGAAAGCACCCAAGCCTGAGTTTTCCCCACAGGAAGCACTCATGCCTGAGTCATCCTCTCAGGGAGCATCTTCCCCTCATCAAACACCTTCACTCTCTGGCTTCCCTGATGAAGCTCCCATGCCAGAGTTATTAAATCCTGGAATATCTTCACCCGTTTCTTCTATAAGGAAGCACCAGCAGCATAAGTCCCAATCTTCCTTGAAACAGAGAACTCGTTTACCTGACAGGTCCTCACAGAAATCACCTGCACCCAAGAGTTCTTCACAAGATGCGGCCATGCCTGAGGGTTCTCCTGAGGAAGGATCCATGACCCATCTTGACAAAGCAAAGGTTGAGGCAACAGAACGCCACAGGTCCTCACATAATCAGACAAGGAAGTCACAGGGAGTCACCCAATCTGCCAAAGGTAAAAAAGAAGCACCCATGCCTGTGTGTTCCCCAGAGGATGAAGCACCCATGCCTGTGTGTTCCCCAGAGGATGAAGAACCCATGCCTGTTTGTTCCCCAGAGGAAGAACAACCCATGCCTGTTTGTTCCCCAGAGGAAGAAGAACCCATGCTTGTGTGTTCCTCAGAGGAAGAACCCATGCTTGTGTGTTCCTCAGAGGAAGAACTCATGCTTGTGTGTTCCTCAGAGGAAGAACCCATGCTTGTGTGTTCCTCAGAGGAAGAACCCATGCTTGTTTGTTCCTCAGAGGAAGAAcctatgcatgtgtgtttatcaGAGAAAGCACCCAAGCCTGAGTTGTCCCCACAAGAAGCACTCATGCCTGAGTCATCCTCTCAGGGAGCATCTTCACCTACACTCTCTGGCTTCCCTGATGAAGCTCCCATGCTGGAGTTGTTAAATCCTGGAATATCTTCACCCGTTTGTTCCACAAGGAAGCACCAGCAGCATAAGTCTCAAGCTTCTTTGAAACAGAAAACCCTCTTGCCTGTCAAATCCTCACAGAAATCACCTGTGCCAGAGAGCTTTTCACAAGAAGCAGCTATGCCTGAGTGTTCCTCTCAGGAATCATCCATGCACACCGGGACCCCACAAAGCCCGTCTCTTCTTAAAGCCCATCTTGACAAAACAAGGGTGGAGGAACCACACAGGTCCTCATCTAATAAGGCTAGGATGTCACATGGAGTATCCCAACCTGCCAAGACTCTGAAAAAAGCACCCATGCCTGAATGTTCCCCAGAGGAAGAACCCATAAGTGTGTGTTCCCCAGAGGAAGAACCTATGCTTATGTTCTCCCCGGAGGAAGAACCTATGCTTATGTGCTCCCCGGAAGACGAACCCTTGCATGTGTGTTCCCCGGAGGAAGAGCCCATGCTTCTGTGTTTATCAGAGATAGTACCTGAGCCTGAAATTTCCCCACTGGGAGCACCCATTCTGTCCTTTCAGCAAGACAATAAATGTGCTCCACGCAAAAAACAGCACACAATAAAGGATGCAAAGGTACAGCAGAAGCCGCAAAGAAGGAGAAAAAAGAAGAACCAAAGGCAGCAGGCAAGACCATGCCCAAGTTCCCATCCTAATCTgaaaaggaaatgtgcatgcagcAGAAAAAAACTG GACAACTTAGATGGATGTCAGCTTCCAAAGAGGAAAAAGACAAATAACAGAGGTCAAAGATTCTTTCACCTCAGAGCCTGTCAATGCTGCCGTTTTTATTTGAGAAGTCAGCAGCGGAGAAAGCGAAACTCTTGTGCCCATCAACTGCCAAGAAGATCTCATTGTAACCTTTACCCAAAAGCCTGTCCATGTTCCCAACCTAGTTTTTGGAGACAGCAAAACCCACATacccatcaaagagaaccagtgcaTCTGAGGCAAAGAACTCGAAGACCTCCCCCCAGAGCATATTCATGGCTTCAATCCACTTTGTGGAACCCTTATGACCCTCAAGTACGACAATCAGATCTGGGACGAAGAGCTCAAAGAATCTCCCCAAGAGCACATACTTGGTTCCAGCCAAGTTTGTGGAGGCAACAGAATGTGTATTCTTCTCAATCACAACCATGGCATATGGGGCATATGAGGCTTCACCCAAGAACATATCCATGGGCCCATCCCCATTTTAGGAGGCAGGAGAGCCCTCGTGCCCATCAATCACGACCATTACATTTAGGGCAAAGAGAAATGAGGGTTCATCCAAGAATGCACCCATGGACCCATCCCCACTTGTGGAGGGCACAGAATGCATATGAACCTCGATCAAGACCATGGCATCTGGGACAAAGAGCTTTGAGATTTCACCCAAGAGCCTATTCATGGTTCTGGCCCAATTAA